One stretch of Oncorhynchus clarkii lewisi isolate Uvic-CL-2024 chromosome 3, UVic_Ocla_1.0, whole genome shotgun sequence DNA includes these proteins:
- the LOC139394466 gene encoding teashirt homolog 1-like: protein MPRRKQQEPRRSAAYSPEDEFKAGAVDEEHLQDDGLSLNGEDTAYLCNEGEDGGQPPSYRASPLSNGTNPDAGYGSPLSDASDRLTDFKSTSSRDGHEREEAPLPSVLNNGLSLRDSLAQMKAVYANLISDASWSSIAMDIMKATPATAGAIPTATSPTTTTTHNNNHSENSNASSHHHNGRRSTATAYHHRSSGSSNGTAANSISSNSGTSSGGGGASNGGAVAYDWHQAALAKTLQHTPYQLLPEPSLFSTVQLYRQNNKLYGSVFTGASKFRCKDCSGAYDTLVGLTVHMNESGHYRDDNKDKEEERGKRWSKPRKRSLMEMEGKEDAQKVLKCMYCGHSFESLQDLSVHMIKTKHYQKVPLKEPVPALATKLMPSAKKRALQDALVSPCSPDSVHGSGGHMPQGDIGKDPKSTTNPYVTPNNRYGYQNGASYTWQFEARKAQILKCMECGSSHDTLQQLTAHMMVTGHFLKVTNSASKKGKQLVFDPVVEEKIQSIPLPPTTNRLPVPSVKSQPVSPALSCGSDEKREPEDERMEASEPGEKKIKEEMEEPGEKIEVNAGSYKYLTEEDLEEAPKGGLDILKSLENTVSSAISKAQTGTPQWGGGYPSIHAAYQLQGHMKHAALHSSVQSVQIQPVFNSGLRGLVTQDSSSVIHSPRSPASPPSRRSNVTAMEELVEKVTRKAVAAAVKKEEKLVSLDRHSHPSSLKSPSPVLKEQRDHHSAPNDFTVGKHLVRNSSPGNVESELVCKKEPKESLVDNHHSHSKNDPETRQSPITNGTNSLGIITDHSPERPFINPLSALQSIMNNHLGKASKPISPAGDPLAMLYKISNSVMEKPAFNQTQAKQPEPINCYYQYESNDQPMDLRKSKNSNNNNSNNNNSNSSTVSKSNSSINGNKPIMSNLSLSDISSPLRENALMDISDMVKNLTGRLTPKSSTPSSISEKSDADCSAFEDALDDISPVQKRKGRQSNWNPQHLLILQAQFCSSLRETPEGRYAMTDLGPQERVHICKFTGLSMTTISHWLANVKYQLRRTGGTKFLKNMDSCQPVFLCGDCASQFRTASAYIGHLESHLGFSLKDLSKLSNEHLREQQAASKVITDKMTFGSTLASLTSPDDDTGSVYQCRLCNRTFVSKHAVKLHLSKTHGKSPEDHLVFVTALEKLEK, encoded by the coding sequence CTTACTCGCCAGAGGACGAGTTTAAGGCAGGAGCAGTCGACGAGGAACACCTGCAGGATGACGGGCTGTCACTGAACGGGGAGGACACTGCATACCTTTGCAacgagggagaggatggaggccAGCCGCCCAGCTACCGGGCCTCTCCACTCAGCAACGGCACCAACCCAGACGCTGGTTACGGCTCCCCGCTCAGCGATGCCAGCGACCGGCTCACGGACttcaagagcacctcctccaggGATGGCCATGAGAGGGAGGAAGCCCCCCTCCCCTCTGTACTGAACAATGGCCTCTCCCTGAGGGACAGCCTGGCTCAGATGAAAGCTGTCTATGCAAACCTGATCTCAGATGCTTCCTGGTCCAGCATTGCCATGGACATCATGAAAGCCACACCGGCTACTGCTGGCGCCATCCCCACCGCCACCAgccccaccactaccaccacacacaacaacaaccacagtgaGAACAGCAATGCTAGCAGCCACCACCACAATGGGAGAAGAAGTACCGCCACCGCCTACCACCACAGAAGCAGTGGCAGCTCTAACGGCACCGCGGCTAACTCCATCAGTAGCAACAGTGGCACCAGCAGTGGTGGTGGCGGTGCTAGTAACGGTGGGGCTGTGGCCTATGACTGGCACCAGGCAGCCTTGGCTAAGACCCTCCAGCATACCCCTTACCAACTGCTGCCTGAACCCAGCCTGTTCAGCACGGTACAGCTCTACCGCCAGAACAACAAGCTCTACGGCTCAGTCTTCACCGGCGCCAGCAAGTTCCGCTGCAAAGACTGCAGCGGCGCCTACGACACGCTGGTGGGGCTCACGGTCCACATGAACGAGTCGGGCCACTACCGTGACGACAACAAGGACAAGGAGGAAGAGCGGGGCAAGCGCTGGTCCAAGCCCCGCAAGCGCTCCCTGATGGAGATGGAGGGCAAAGAGGACGCTCAGAAGGTGCTCAAGTGCATGTACTGCGGCCACTCCTTCGAGTCTCTGCAGGACCTGAGCGTCCACATGATCAAGACCAAGCATTATCAGAAAGTGCCTCTCAAAGAACCGGTGCCAGCCCTGGCCACTAAACTGATGCCCTCTGCCAAAAAAAGAGCCCTCCAGGACGCCCTGGTATCCCCATGCTCCCCAGACTCTGTACATGGTAGCGGTGGCCACATGCCCCAAGGGGACATTGGGAAAGACCCCAAGTCCACGACAAACCCCTATGTCACACCCAACAACCGCTACGGCTATCAGAACGGTGCCAGCTACACTTGGCAGTTCGAGGCTCGCAAGGCACAGATCCTGAAGTGCATGGAGTGTGGGAGCTCCCACGATACACTGCAGCAGCTGACTGCCCACATGATGGTCACGGGTCACTTCCTCAAGGTCACCAATTCTGCCTCAAAAAAGGGCAAGCAGCTAGTGTTTGACCCAGTGGTGGAGGAGAAGATCCAATCCATCCCTCTGCCACCCACCACCAACAGGCTTCCCGTCCCCAGTGTCAAATCTCAGCCTGTCTCCCCTGCACTCTCCTGCGGCTCTGACGAAAAGAGAGAACCGGAAGACGAGAGGATGGAGGCAAGCGAACCAGGGGAGAAAAAGATCAAAGAGGAGATGGAAGAGCCAGGTGAGAAGATTGAGGTGAACGCTGGGTCGTATAAGTATCTGACAGAGGAGGACCTGGAGGAGGCTCCTAAAGGAGGTTTGGACATCCTCAAGTCCCTGGAGAACACGGTGTCCAGTGCCATCAGCAAGGCCCAGACGGGCACGCCTCAGTGGGGTGGTGGCTACCCCAGCATCCACGCTGCTTACCAGCTCCAGGGCCACATGAAGCATGCAGCACTGCACTCCTCGGTCCAGAGTGTGCAGATCCAGCCGGTGTTCAACAGCGGGCTACGCGGGCTGGTGACCCAGGACTCCAGCTCAGTGATCCACTCTCCCAGGAGCCCTGCATCTCCACCCTCTCGCAGGAGCAATGTTACTGCCATGGAAGAGCTGGTGGAGAAGGTCACAAGGaaagctgttgctgctgctgtgaaGAAAGAGGAGAAGTTGGTCAGCTTGGACCGCCACAGTCATCCATCCTCCCTCAAGTCGCCGTCTCCTGTACTGAAAGAGCAGAGGGACCACCACTCAGCACCCAATGACTTCACCGTCGGGAAGCACCTCGTGAGGAACAGCAGCCCTGGAAATGTAGAGTCAGAGCTGGTCTGCAAAAAGGAGCCCAAAGAGAGCCTGGTAGACAACCACCACAGCCATTCAAAGAACGACCCAGAGACTCGCCAGTCACCCATCACCAACGGCACCAACAGCTTGGGCATAATCACCGATCACTCACCAGAGAGGCCTTTCATCAACCCCCTCAGCGCACTTCAGTCAATCATGAACAACCACCTGGGCAAGGCCTCCAAGCCCATCAGCCCCGCGGGCGACCCGCTAGCCATGCTCTACAAGATCAGCAACAGTGTGATGGAGAAACCGGCCTTCAACCAGACTCAAGCCAAGCAACCCGAGCCCATCAACTGCTACTATCAATACGAGAGCAACGACCAGCCTATGGACCTGAGGAAGTCcaaaaacagcaacaacaacaacagcaacaacaacaacagcaacagcagcactgTCAGCAAAAGCAACAGCAGCATAAATGGTAACAAACCCATAATGTCAAACCTGTCTCTGTCTGACATTTCTTCTCCTCTGAGAGAGAATGCTTTGATGGACATCTCAGACATGGTGAAGAACCTTACAGGCAGGCTGACACCCAAGTCCTCCACCCCGTCATCCATCTCCGAGAAGTCGGACGCAGACTGCAGTGCGTTCGAGGATGCTCTGGATGACATCTCCCCGGTCCAGAAGAGGAAAGGGCGGCAGTCCAACTGGAACCCCCAGcacctcctcatcctccaggCTCAGTTCTGCTCTAGCCTGCGGGAGACCCCGGAGGGCCGCTACGCCATGACGGACCTCGGCCCCCAAGAGCGGGTTCACATCTGTAAGTTCACAGGCCTCTCCATGACCACCATCTCTCACTGGCTTGCCAACGTCAAGTACCAGCTCCGGCGGACTGGCGGGACCAAGTTCCTGAAGAACATGGACTCCTGCCAGCCTGTGTTCCTCTGCGGTGACTGTGCCTCGCAGTTCAGGACTGCGTCCGCCTACATCGGCCACCTGGAGTCTCACCTGGGCTTCAGCTTGAAGGACCTGTCCAAGCTGTCCAATGAACACCTACGGGAGCAGCAGGCTGCCTCCAAAGTGATCACAGACAAAATGACTTTTGGCAGCACCCTGGCATCCCTGACCTCACCAGACGACGACACTGGCTCAGTTTACCAGTGCAGGCTTTGCAATCGGACATTCGTCAGCAAGCACGCGGTCAAACTGCACCTCAGCAAGACCCATGGCAAGTCACCAGAAGATCACCTGGTGTTCGTCACTGCTCTTGAGAAACTGGAGAAGTAG